Proteins from a single region of Sporosarcina sp. P33:
- a CDS encoding diacylglycerol kinase family protein has protein sequence MKRFFKSFVYAWAGVKDGFRHGRNMRSHGLSAGIVLIASWLTGLSQVEWMIIFIVIAGMMALELMNTAVEYAVDLVTAEFHPLAKKAKDVAAGSVLVFAVASAVIGGMIFFPKWFG, from the coding sequence ATGAAAAGGTTTTTTAAGTCTTTCGTCTATGCGTGGGCCGGTGTGAAGGATGGCTTTCGTCACGGACGGAATATGAGATCGCACGGCCTGTCAGCAGGAATCGTGCTGATTGCAAGCTGGCTGACCGGACTTTCACAAGTGGAATGGATGATTATTTTTATTGTCATCGCGGGTATGATGGCGCTTGAATTAATGAATACAGCAGTGGAGTATGCAGTGGATCTCGTAACGGCAGAATTCCATCCGCTGGCAAAGAAAGCGAAAGACGTCGCCGCGGGGTCTGTGCTTGTTTTTGCCGTAGCAAGTGCTGTGATCGGTGGCATGATTTTCTTTCCAAAATGGTTTGGATGA
- a CDS encoding glycine--tRNA ligase, with protein MLSMEQVVNLSKQRGFVFPGSEIYGGLANTWDYGPLGVELKNNIKRAWWQKFIQESPYNVGLDSAILMNPKVWEASGHIGNFNDPMIDCKKCKTRHRADKLIEEALDAKGIEMVVDGLPFEKMFDLIQEHDIKCPTCGAMDYTEIRQFNLMFKTSQGVTNSSANEIFLRPETAQGIFVNFKNVQRSMRKKVPFGIAQVGKSFRNEITPGNFTFRTREFEQMELEFFCKPGEDMKWYEYWRDQSVNLLLNLGLKKDNIRLRDHNEDELSHYSKGTVDIEYKFPFGWGELWGIANRTDFDLKRHMEYSGEDFHYQDPVTNEKYVPYCIEPSVGADRVTLAFLCDAFDTEELEDGDTRTVLRFHPALAPIKAAVLPLSKKLADDAQKVYADLAKHFPVQYDDAQSIGRRYRRQDEIGTPFCITFDFDSLEDQQVTVRHRDSMEQERMPIADVTAYIQKHLSF; from the coding sequence ATGTTATCAATGGAACAAGTAGTAAATCTTTCAAAACAAAGGGGATTTGTGTTCCCGGGATCTGAAATTTACGGTGGTTTGGCGAATACATGGGACTACGGCCCGCTCGGCGTCGAACTGAAAAACAACATCAAGCGTGCCTGGTGGCAGAAATTCATTCAGGAATCCCCATATAACGTAGGACTGGATTCTGCAATTCTGATGAATCCGAAAGTGTGGGAAGCATCCGGTCATATCGGAAACTTCAATGATCCTATGATCGACTGTAAAAAATGTAAGACGCGTCACCGTGCCGATAAGTTGATTGAAGAAGCTTTGGATGCAAAAGGAATTGAAATGGTTGTTGACGGCCTTCCGTTTGAAAAAATGTTCGACTTGATTCAAGAACACGATATTAAATGTCCGACTTGCGGCGCTATGGATTATACAGAGATCCGTCAGTTTAACTTGATGTTCAAAACAAGTCAGGGTGTGACCAACTCATCTGCAAACGAAATCTTCCTTCGCCCGGAAACAGCACAGGGAATTTTCGTGAACTTCAAAAATGTTCAGCGTTCTATGAGAAAGAAAGTGCCGTTCGGTATCGCACAAGTAGGAAAAAGTTTCCGTAATGAAATCACACCGGGTAACTTCACATTCCGTACGCGTGAATTCGAGCAAATGGAACTTGAGTTCTTCTGTAAACCTGGAGAAGATATGAAGTGGTATGAATATTGGCGCGACCAGTCTGTAAACTTGCTGCTGAACCTCGGTCTTAAAAAAGACAATATCCGCCTTCGCGATCATAATGAAGATGAACTGTCCCACTATTCTAAAGGAACTGTGGACATCGAATATAAATTCCCGTTCGGCTGGGGAGAGCTTTGGGGTATCGCAAACCGTACGGACTTCGACTTGAAGCGCCATATGGAATATTCAGGCGAAGACTTCCATTACCAGGACCCGGTCACAAACGAGAAGTATGTGCCATACTGTATCGAACCTTCTGTAGGTGCGGACCGCGTAACACTTGCATTCCTTTGTGACGCATTCGACACTGAAGAATTGGAAGATGGCGATACACGCACAGTGCTCCGTTTCCACCCGGCACTGGCTCCTATCAAAGCAGCTGTGCTTCCATTGTCCAAGAAATTGGCAGACGATGCGCAGAAAGTATATGCAGATCTTGCGAAGCATTTCCCGGTACAATATGATGACGCTCAATCCATCGGACGCCGTTACCGCCGTCAGGATGAAATCGGAACACCATTCTGTATCACATTTGATTTTGATTCATTGGAAGATCAGCAAGTAACTGTCCGTCACCGTGACTCTATGGAACAGGAACGTATGCCAATTGCAGACGTTACCGCATATATCCAGAAACACTTATCATTTTAA
- the era gene encoding GTPase Era, with amino-acid sequence MQKSNFKSGFISIIGRPNVGKSTFINRMVGQKIAIMSDKPQTTRNKVQGIVTSDTSQMIFIDTPGVHKPKHRLGDFMLKVTRSTLSEVDVIMFMVNADEKIGTGDRFIMEWLEKSETPVFLVINKIDLVHPDELLEIITSYTNEMKFAEVVPISALNGNNIERLVETLESYLEEGPQFYDAEQVTDHPERFIISEMIREKVLHTTREEVPHSIAVAIESIEQDPATDKTHIRATIVVERDSQKGIVIGKGGKLLKEVGVKARKDIEMLLGHKVYLELWVKVQKDWRNRPSRLKEFGFNEEDY; translated from the coding sequence ATGCAGAAGAGCAACTTTAAGTCAGGCTTTATTTCAATCATTGGCCGTCCGAATGTAGGAAAATCCACATTCATTAACCGGATGGTCGGTCAAAAGATTGCCATCATGAGCGATAAGCCGCAGACTACACGAAACAAAGTGCAAGGGATTGTAACAAGTGATACGTCCCAAATGATTTTCATCGATACACCGGGTGTTCATAAACCGAAGCACCGTCTTGGTGATTTCATGCTGAAGGTGACACGCAGCACATTAAGCGAAGTAGATGTCATCATGTTCATGGTCAATGCTGATGAAAAAATTGGGACAGGCGACCGATTCATTATGGAATGGCTTGAAAAATCTGAGACACCTGTATTCCTCGTCATCAATAAAATTGACCTGGTGCATCCGGATGAGCTGTTGGAAATCATTACCTCATATACAAATGAAATGAAGTTCGCGGAAGTGGTTCCGATTTCTGCGCTGAACGGCAATAATATTGAACGTCTTGTGGAAACATTGGAAAGCTATTTGGAAGAAGGTCCGCAGTTTTATGATGCGGAACAAGTAACAGATCACCCCGAACGTTTCATCATTTCTGAAATGATCCGTGAAAAAGTGCTGCATACAACGAGAGAAGAAGTTCCGCACTCCATTGCGGTCGCGATCGAGAGTATCGAGCAAGATCCCGCAACAGATAAAACACATATCCGTGCGACGATTGTCGTGGAACGGGATTCGCAAAAAGGAATTGTCATCGGCAAAGGCGGAAAGCTGCTGAAAGAAGTCGGCGTGAAGGCAAGGAAAGATATTGAAATGCTGCTTGGCCATAAAGTGTATCTGGAGCTTTGGGTAAAAGTTCAAAAAGATTGGCGCAACCGTCCGAGCCGGCTGAAGGAATTCGGATTTAATGAGGAAGACTACTAA
- a CDS encoding cytidine deaminase has protein sequence MKMEQLVNEAKQAMKTAYVPYSKFPVGAALETQDGKIYRGCNIENSAYGLSNCAERTAIFKAVSEGIQTFKSITVIGDTEGPISPCGSCRQVIAEFCAPDMPVYLTNIKGDVQETTVEQLLPGAFSKEDLDYAEEQL, from the coding sequence ATGAAAATGGAACAATTAGTGAATGAGGCAAAGCAAGCTATGAAAACGGCGTATGTTCCGTATTCCAAGTTTCCGGTCGGTGCAGCATTGGAAACGCAAGACGGCAAGATTTATCGCGGCTGTAATATTGAAAATTCTGCCTACGGATTATCGAATTGTGCAGAACGAACAGCTATTTTTAAGGCTGTTTCAGAAGGCATTCAGACGTTCAAGTCGATTACAGTAATAGGCGATACGGAAGGTCCGATCTCCCCGTGCGGCTCTTGCCGTCAGGTTATTGCGGAGTTTTGTGCGCCGGATATGCCTGTGTATTTGACAAACATCAAAGGTGATGTGCAGGAAACAACAGTGGAACAGCTATTACCTGGAGCTTTTTCCAAGGAGGATTTAGATTATGCAGAAGAGCAACTTTAA
- a CDS encoding helix-turn-helix transcriptional regulator — protein MTCLELNTRQNEILDIVKENGPITGEQIAERLHLARATIRPDLAILTMAGFLDARPRVGYFYSGKKPIQSVADGMVDMTVANYRSRPVVITENLSVYDAICQLFLEDVGTLFVVDQQSILTGVLSRKDLLRTSIGRTELDKIPVHVIMTRMPNITYCKKDDTLISVAKKMMDSQIDSLPIVEERPEGLEVIGRITKTNITAAFLSLAEDHDV, from the coding sequence GTGACATGTTTGGAATTAAATACACGTCAGAATGAAATCCTCGACATCGTCAAAGAGAACGGACCGATTACAGGGGAGCAGATTGCGGAACGTTTACATTTGGCGCGCGCTACGATTCGGCCGGATTTGGCAATTTTGACGATGGCTGGATTTTTAGATGCACGGCCGCGTGTAGGGTATTTCTATTCTGGCAAGAAACCTATCCAATCGGTTGCGGATGGCATGGTGGACATGACTGTTGCAAACTATCGGTCAAGACCTGTTGTGATCACTGAAAACCTGTCTGTCTATGATGCAATCTGTCAACTGTTTTTAGAAGACGTCGGCACACTGTTCGTAGTGGACCAGCAGTCTATATTGACGGGCGTTTTGTCGCGCAAAGATTTACTGAGAACGAGCATTGGAAGAACGGAATTAGATAAAATTCCAGTGCATGTCATTATGACAAGAATGCCGAACATCACATATTGCAAAAAAGATGATACTCTGATCTCTGTCGCAAAAAAAATGATGGACAGCCAAATCGATTCCTTGCCGATTGTAGAGGAACGTCCGGAGGGGCTGGAAGTAATCGGCCGCATTACAAAAACAAATATAACCGCCGCTTTTCTTTCATTAGCGGAAGATCATGATGTATGA
- the recO gene encoding DNA repair protein RecO: protein MLNKLEGFIIKSIPYGESNKIVTIYTREAGKITAMARGAKKPASRLAAITQTFTHGYFLVRSSRGMGSLEQGDLISSVRHIRADLETTAYAGLIVELLDRLTEPEQPNAGIFRLLEESFHAMEEGYDAEAISLFVQWKMLPVAGIHPVLHECANCGATEGEFAFSFQQIGFLCHRCFHADPYIIRLSPTQTKLIRMFYNVPLDQIGKLTLKKTTKTFMQKLVSTVYQEQTGIYLKSRKFIEQLERTPELRKTKENPEEEG, encoded by the coding sequence TTGCTGAATAAATTGGAAGGATTTATCATTAAGAGTATCCCGTACGGTGAATCCAATAAAATTGTGACAATCTACACGAGAGAAGCTGGTAAAATTACTGCGATGGCACGCGGTGCGAAAAAACCGGCAAGCCGCTTAGCCGCTATTACGCAAACCTTTACACACGGCTATTTTCTCGTGCGGTCAAGCCGCGGGATGGGATCACTTGAACAAGGTGATCTGATCAGCAGTGTCCGCCATATCCGGGCTGATTTGGAGACGACAGCCTACGCTGGACTTATCGTAGAGCTGCTTGACCGGCTGACAGAGCCTGAACAGCCGAATGCGGGGATATTCCGTTTGCTGGAGGAGTCGTTTCATGCGATGGAAGAAGGCTATGACGCGGAAGCTATTTCATTGTTTGTACAGTGGAAAATGCTTCCGGTCGCCGGAATTCATCCTGTTCTTCATGAATGTGCAAATTGCGGTGCTACGGAAGGAGAATTTGCGTTTTCATTCCAGCAGATCGGTTTTCTCTGTCACCGGTGCTTTCATGCGGATCCATATATTATCCGCCTGTCACCTACACAAACTAAATTGATCCGAATGTTTTACAATGTTCCGCTCGATCAAATCGGCAAGCTGACGCTGAAGAAAACGACGAAAACATTTATGCAGAAGCTGGTGTCTACCGTTTACCAGGAACAGACAGGAATCTATCTGAAGTCGAGAAAGTTTATTGAGCAGCTTGAACGTACACCTGAATTGCGGAAAACAAAAGAAAACCCGGAAGAAGAAGGCTAA